ACTCCAGGTGCTCTATTCGCAAACATTACTGACACCTGGGGAGGCTTCCACATGCTGAGCAGTCCGGCCGGAGCCATTCCCACCAATCAATGGACTCATGTGGCGCTTACTTACGATAGTAGCAGCGGCATTGGGCGGCTTTTTATTAATGGTGAGGTGGTAGATTCACAAAATTTCGGTCCCTTTACGCCATATACCAGTGAACCACTAAATCTTGGCAATCGCCAGCCCACGTATTTCTTTGATGGAAAACTCGACGAGTTTGCCCTTTACAACCGGGCCTTGGCCAGCGAGGAGGTGCGCCGGATTTATCTGGCGGGCAGCCAGGGCAAGTGCCAGCCGGAGATTCCGCCTTCTGTCGCCGGTGGACCGCAACAGCTTACAGTGCCGCTGGGAAGTACATTGCGGCTGGCTCCGATTGTGCAAGGCACCCGGCCATTAAGTGTTTGGTGGCAATTCAACGGCACAAATCTTACCGAGGAACCTGCCCTCCCTGAATGGGTCATTCCGGTGGCGACGCTTGCCCATACGGGCGATTATTCCATCGTCTTGAGCAATGCCTTTGGTGTGGTTACAGCAATGGTGGCCCAGGTGACCGTGCAGGTGCTGCCGCCGACCATCACTGCACAGCCGCAGTCGCGGTCGGTCGTGGTTGGGGGTGAAGCCTCGTTCTCCGTCACTGCTTCGGGCACGCCACCGCTGGCGTATCAATGGTACTACAATGACGCGGCGCTGGCGGGGGCCACCAATGCCACGCTGGTGTTGACCAATGTGTCCTTGGCGCAATCCGGCAGGTATCAGGTGGTGGTAACCAACGAATTTGGCGCGGCCACCAGCGCGGTGGCCATGTTGACGGTGGAATTGCCCCAGCCCAAGCTCATCGTCAAGAACGTTTCAGGCATGGCGGGCGCGGTGATTACGGTGCCTGTGCTGCTGGTGGCCAACGGCACCGAAAACGCCATGCAATTCAGCCTGTCTTACAACGTCAGCCGCCTGCAGTTTGTGCAGGCGCAACTGGGCGCAGATGTGCCCACCGCCACCTTGTTCACCAATGGCACGCAAGTGGCCAATGGCCGCATTGGCCTGGCTATCAGCCTGCCGGCCGAGCAGTCCATCCCGGCCGGCACGCAGGAAGTGGCCCGTCTGGTATTCCAATCTATTGCGAGTTCGCAGACCACCTCGACGACCATTTCCTTCACCGGCTGGCCCCTGGCTCAACAGGTGGCCAATGCCCGGGCGCAGGTGTTGCCCGCGCAATACTTCAGCGGCACGGTGTCATTGGTGCCGACCGAATACGAAGCCGATGTGGCGCCGCGCGGTGATCCCGACCGCCAGGTGACGGTGATTGACTGGGTGCAGGTGGGCCGATACGTCGCGGCCTTGGACACGCCCGCCCCGGGTCGGGAGTTCCAGCGCGCCGACTGTGCGCCGCGCGGGGAGGGCGGCAATGGCATCCTCTCCGCCACCGACTGGGTGCAGGCCGGGCGTTTTGCTGCGGGTTTGGACCCCTTGATGGTGCTGAGCGGGCCGACCAACTTCGTTGATGTTTCAGACCCGCCGCCCGGGCTGGTGCGGCAGGCGCTGCCGGCCAAGGCCGCCAACGGCAATGCCTGCACGGTGACCGTGGCCGAGACAACCTTGGTTTTGGGTCAGGAGGTGACGGTGCCCGTGGTGCTGCATGGGAGCGGCGGGGAAGGCGCGCTGACCTTCAGCCTGCAATTTAATCCTGCCTCACTGACTTTTGTCCGGGCACAGGCGCTGGCGCCGGCCGGGGCGTCGGCCATCCTGAATCAAAATACCGCCCAGGCGGCCCAGGGCCGCGTGGGATTTGCCTTGTCGCTGCAAGCGGGCCAGAGCTTCAGCGCGGGCCAGCAGCAGGTGGTGCTGGTCACCTTCAGGGCCCAACCCGAGGCTCGCGGGCCGGTTGCTTTGAGCTTTGCCAGCCAGCCGGTGGCGCGCGAGGTGGCCACGGTGGATGCGCAACCTGTCGCCAACACCACGTGGACAGGCCGGGTGCTGCCGCTGGCGCTGCCGGCGCCGGAGGTCAGCACGAGCGCCGAGGCGGGCCGGCTTACCTTCCGCTGGCCGGCGGCGCTGAGCGGGGTGTATCTGGAGGCCACCGATGATTTGGCCAGTCCCAACTGGACCCGCGTCAACCTGACGGCCGAGGCAGTGGACGGCAAGATGCAGTTGAACATCCCGGCGGATGCGGCGCGGAAGTTTTATAGGCTGCGCACGGAGTAATCCCGCCGCTTCTCTGTCTGTTTCAACCTAAGAGCAGCCCGCGGGGGGCTGCTCTTTTTTTATGCACGCCCCGGGGGCGGGAGTAGCCCAAGGCACGCCACGATTGGGAAATTTCCGGATCAAAATGCAGCTTTTTTGTGCGCGGGCGTTGTCAAACGCCTTTTCATTGTTTAGATTAGGCGGGTACCCATAAAACCCGGTGGTGAACATGCGTGATTTTGTTGTTTGGCAACGGCGCGGTTACAAGTGCATGGCAATTTTGTGCGTGGTGTTCTTGGCCGCGTCCTTCAGTGTTTCGGCTCAATCTCTATTGCGCGAGGTCTGGTACGGTGTGGAGGGCGGCAGTGTGGCCGATTTGACCAGTCATCCTGATTATCCTGCCTCGCCGGCGGAGTTTTCCTACGTGACCCTTTTTGAAGGCCCGGTGAACATCGCCGAGCGCTATGGCACGCGCATCCGGGGGTATCTCATTCCGCCGCAAACGGGCAATTACACCTTTTGGATAGCCAGTGACAATGCGAGCCAGTTGTTTTTGAGCACGAATGAGTTGCCGGCCAACAAGCGGCTGATTGCCAGCGTGCAAAACTACACCGGCTCGCGCGAGTGGACGCGGGAGCCGAATCAGCAATCGGCGCCGGTGCCGTTGGTGGCCGGGCAGCGTTATTACGTGGAGGTGTTGCACGTGGAGGGCACGGGGGGGGACAATGTGGCGGTGGGCTGGCAATGGCCGGACGGCACGCTGGACCGGCCCATCACCAGCCCGTACCTGGCGCCGTGGGTGCGCTCGACCAATCCGCCGGTTGTCCTGCAACAGCCCCAGAGTGTGGTGGCGCAGGAATCCAGCCAGGTTTCCTTCACGGTGGTGGCCGACGGGGACGAGCCGCTCCGTTATCAATGGTATGAGGACGGGGTGGCGTTGGACGGCGAGATAACGGCCACGCTGTTGTTCTTCCGGGTGGCGCGGGAAGACAGCGGGCGCCAGTATCGGTGTGTCATTTCCAATCCTTTTGGCGCAGTCACCAGCGCGGTGGCCACGCTCACGGTCACGCTGGACATCACGCCGCCGGCGCTGTTGCGCGTGCATCCGGCCACCAACGCCCTCGTGCGCCGGCTGGAGGAGGTGGAGGTGCATTTCAACGAGCCGGTCACCGGTTTGCGCGCGCAGGATTTGCTCATCAACGGCCAGCCCGCCACCCATCTGGCGGGGCTTGGCTCGGGGCCTTACCTTTTCCGGTTTCCCGCGCCGGCGCCCGGGCCGGTCACGTTTTCGTGGGGGCCGCACCAGATTACCGATTACGCGGAGGTTTCCAACCGTTTTGCGGGCGGCAGTTGGACGGTGCATTACCAGCCGGACGCGCCGGCGCCACAGGTGCGCCTCAATGAAATCGTGGCCAGCAACGAAAAAGGGATATTGGATGAAGACGGGCAGGAGGTGGACTGGATTGAACTTTACAATGCCGGCACCAACGCGGTGGATTTGGGGGGGTGGTCATTGACGGATGACCCCGCCCTGCCGGGGCAGTGGGTATTTCCTTCGGTGACGATGGGGCCGGGCGAATACCTGCTGGTGTTTGCCTCCGGCAAAGACCGCCGCGCCACTGGTGGCACTAACCGGTTGCACACCAATTTCCAGCTCGCCGGCAACGGGGAATACCTGGGGCTGTATGACGGTAACAGCCCGCGCCAGGCAGTGAGCGAGCTGGCGCCAAGCTTTCCCGAGCAGCGCAACGACATCGCCTATGGTCTGGATGCCCAGGGCCAATGGCGTTATTTCCTGCAAGCCACTCCCGGCCAGCCCAACTCCGGCCTGACGGCCACCGGCATGGTGAGCGAGCCGGTGTTCAGTGCGCGCCGCGGCTTTTACAATGTGTCCTTCAACCTTCAGCTTTATTGCCCCACGCCGGGGGCCGTCATCAAGTACACCACCGACGGCCAGCCGCCCACCGAAACGGTGGGGCTGGTGTACACGGGAAAAATCGCCGTCACCAGTACGCGCATGATTCGGGCGGCGGCGTTCAAGCCGGGACATCTCCCCTCGAAGGTGGTGACGCACACCTACCTGCTGGGGCAAACAGCGGCCATTGCTTCCCTGCCCGTGCTTTCGCTGGTGACGGCCGAGAACAACCTCACCGGCCCCACGGGCATCATTGGCATCAACGGCGGCACCTACTCCAACGGCGTCTGGCAGGGGGTGAACCCGGGGGATTATTTCAACCCCACCAATCATGGCATTGCATGGGAGCGGCCGGTATCGGCCGAGTTGATTCGCTACGACGGCGCCGAGGGTTTCCAGATTGACTGCGGCATTCGCGTGCATGGCAGCGACCACATCCGCCCCCGCTACACCACGACCAGCAAGTTCAGTTACCGCCTCTATTTCCGGGGCGATTACGGCGAGGGCCAACTGGTATATCCCCTGATGGGCGATTCGCCGGTGCAGACGTTTGACCGGCTGGTGATTCGGGCCGGGAAAAACGATTTGACCAACCCTTTCATCAAGGACGAGCTCATCCGCCGCCTGGCCATTGACATGGGGCAGGTGAATGTGCGCGGCACCTTCGTCAACCTGTTCATCAACGGCGTGTACAAAGGTTACTACAATCCCACCGAGCGGGTGGACGACACCTTTTTCAAAGCGTGGCTGGGCGGCGAGGTATGGGACGTGGTGGGGGTGCGCAGCGAGGCCATTGACGGCAACAACCTGGACTTCAATGCCATGCGCTCATTCATCAGCGGCACGCGCATGACCAACAACGCCAACTACGTGGCCGCCGCGCGCTGGCTGGACCTCACCAATTTTGTGGATTACCTGCTGGTCAACATTTACGGCGCCATGCGCGACTGGCCGCACAACAACTGGCGCGCCGCCCGCGAGCGACGGACGGGGGCGCTGTGGCGGTTTTACATCTGGGATGCCGAGGGGGCCTTCGGCACGTTTGGCCAGCCGGTGGATGAAAGCACCTTTACCAACGCGCTGGTGACCGGCACCTCCGAGATTCCGCGGCTTTACCAGGCCCTGGTGCAAAACCCGGAGTTCCGGTTGCTGTTTGCCGACCGGATTCAAAAACACTTCTTCAATCAGGGCGCGCTCACGGACAGCAACATCGTGGCGCACTTCCAGCGCATGCGGCAGGAATTGCTGGGGGTGATTCCCAGCATGCAGACCACCATCATTGATACGTGGGTGCCGCAGCGCCGGCCCGCCATTTTCAGCCACTTCCCGCAATATGGCCTGGCGGCCTACACCAACGCGCCGGTGTTGCGTCAGCATGGCGGGCGCGTGCCGCCGGGGTACCAGCTCACCATGAGCACCACGGCCGGACAGATTTACTACACCACCAACGGGACCGACCCGCGCGTACCCTTCACTGGTGAAGTTTCACCGGAGGCCCGGCTGTACACCGGCCCGCTGACACTGGCGCAGAGCCTGCCCATCCGGGCGCGCGCCCTGGCCGGCACGCAGTGGAGCGCGCTCACGGCGGCCGATTTTCAGGTGGGCGAACTGGGCGTGCCGGTGCGCATCAGTGAAATCATGTATCAGCCCGTGGGGGGCGGGGCGTATGAGTACGTCGAATTGTTGAACACCGGCGGGGCGGCGGTGAACCTGGGCAACTATTCCTTTGTGGGCATTGATTTCAAATTCCTGCCGGACACCTGGCTGGCCCCCGGTCAGCGGCTGGTCATCGCCTCGGGGCAAAGTCCCGCCGACTTCCAGACACGCTACCCGGCAGTGGCGGTGGCAGGGTGGTTCGGCGGCAATCTGCGCAACGAAGGCGAGCGCATAGATTTGCTGGACTTCAACGGGCGGCTGGTGGATTCGGTCACCTACAACAACAAAAATGGCTGGCCCGGCGCGGCGGCGGGCGGCGGGGCCTCGCTGGAATTGGCGGACGCGTCGGGCGATTCCAGTTCCCCCGCCTCATGGCGCGCCAGTCTGGTGCCCAATGGCACGCCGGGCGCGCCGCCGGCGCTGCCGCCGCCTTCCCCCATCCTGCTCCATGAACTGATGGCGGACAATGCCGGCGCGGTGACCAACGGCGGCGCCTTTCCGGACTGGGTGGAGCTGTACAATCGCAGCGCGGAACCGGTACTGCTCACCGGCTGGCGATTGCGCGATGCCGGGACCAATGTCTTTGTCTTTCCGGAGAACACCATCCTGGGCGCCGGCCAATATCTAGTGCTGTGGATGGACCACGAGACGGCTGCGCCCGGATGGCATGCCGGCTTTGCCTTGAGCCGACGCGGGGACGCACTGTTTTTGGAAAATTCCGCAGGGCAAACAGTGGATGCCATTGAGTTCGGACAACAATTGCCCAATTACACGCTGGGCCGGGTGTCTTCCGGGGCGTGGGGCTTGTGCCTGCCCACGCCGGGGGCAGCGAATCAGGCCGCCCCCACGGCGTCCACCACCAACCTTTGGATTAATGAGTGGCTGGCCAACAGCCTGCCCGGCCAGCCGGACTGGGTGGAATTGCACAACCGCCATC
This is a stretch of genomic DNA from Fontisphaera persica. It encodes these proteins:
- a CDS encoding LamG-like jellyroll fold domain-containing protein gives rise to the protein MGLFVLFCCAPKAIISAECTPSPQGLVAFWKAENSPSNSVGGSALEIATGITYGEGKVGRSFVFSGFASAATASASTNLNVTSFTWEAWIYPSNTAFAQPLFEYATYGAYRHGPLLWLSIDCSGNINAPRPGSLMANLGDTVGSGHVFCTTNTPVAANTWNHVALSYDWTSGMGKIYVNGVLCGAESLGSFYPQTALPLNIGHRANFQFNGRMDEITLYNRALTDDEIRRIYEAGSNGKCQTVLAPAILNQVEDKWYFAGTTGRLEAVVTGDQPLFLQWLLNNQPLPGETNSVLVLNSLTAANEGIYSLIASNGGGAVTGTIAVIWVATDGCVNMRNGMIGWWPGDNEGLDLIGTNAAQLLNGASFAEGKVREAFNFDGTNDAVVIPAHPSYRVNSITLEGWIYPRVHQSFQPLAEFSRPYAYGVILWMNIHKSSISTITPGALFANITDTWGGFHMLSSPAGAIPTNQWTHVALTYDSSSGIGRLFINGEVVDSQNFGPFTPYTSEPLNLGNRQPTYFFDGKLDEFALYNRALASEEVRRIYLAGSQGKCQPEIPPSVAGGPQQLTVPLGSTLRLAPIVQGTRPLSVWWQFNGTNLTEEPALPEWVIPVATLAHTGDYSIVLSNAFGVVTAMVAQVTVQVLPPTITAQPQSRSVVVGGEASFSVTASGTPPLAYQWYYNDAALAGATNATLVLTNVSLAQSGRYQVVVTNEFGAATSAVAMLTVELPQPKLIVKNVSGMAGAVITVPVLLVANGTENAMQFSLSYNVSRLQFVQAQLGADVPTATLFTNGTQVANGRIGLAISLPAEQSIPAGTQEVARLVFQSIASSQTTSTTISFTGWPLAQQVANARAQVLPAQYFSGTVSLVPTEYEADVAPRGDPDRQVTVIDWVQVGRYVAALDTPAPGREFQRADCAPRGEGGNGILSATDWVQAGRFAAGLDPLMVLSGPTNFVDVSDPPPGLVRQALPAKAANGNACTVTVAETTLVLGQEVTVPVVLHGSGGEGALTFSLQFNPASLTFVRAQALAPAGASAILNQNTAQAAQGRVGFALSLQAGQSFSAGQQQVVLVTFRAQPEARGPVALSFASQPVAREVATVDAQPVANTTWTGRVLPLALPAPEVSTSAEAGRLTFRWPAALSGVYLEATDDLASPNWTRVNLTAEAVDGKMQLNIPADAARKFYRLRTE
- a CDS encoding lamin tail domain-containing protein, which translates into the protein MAILCVVFLAASFSVSAQSLLREVWYGVEGGSVADLTSHPDYPASPAEFSYVTLFEGPVNIAERYGTRIRGYLIPPQTGNYTFWIASDNASQLFLSTNELPANKRLIASVQNYTGSREWTREPNQQSAPVPLVAGQRYYVEVLHVEGTGGDNVAVGWQWPDGTLDRPITSPYLAPWVRSTNPPVVLQQPQSVVAQESSQVSFTVVADGDEPLRYQWYEDGVALDGEITATLLFFRVAREDSGRQYRCVISNPFGAVTSAVATLTVTLDITPPALLRVHPATNALVRRLEEVEVHFNEPVTGLRAQDLLINGQPATHLAGLGSGPYLFRFPAPAPGPVTFSWGPHQITDYAEVSNRFAGGSWTVHYQPDAPAPQVRLNEIVASNEKGILDEDGQEVDWIELYNAGTNAVDLGGWSLTDDPALPGQWVFPSVTMGPGEYLLVFASGKDRRATGGTNRLHTNFQLAGNGEYLGLYDGNSPRQAVSELAPSFPEQRNDIAYGLDAQGQWRYFLQATPGQPNSGLTATGMVSEPVFSARRGFYNVSFNLQLYCPTPGAVIKYTTDGQPPTETVGLVYTGKIAVTSTRMIRAAAFKPGHLPSKVVTHTYLLGQTAAIASLPVLSLVTAENNLTGPTGIIGINGGTYSNGVWQGVNPGDYFNPTNHGIAWERPVSAELIRYDGAEGFQIDCGIRVHGSDHIRPRYTTTSKFSYRLYFRGDYGEGQLVYPLMGDSPVQTFDRLVIRAGKNDLTNPFIKDELIRRLAIDMGQVNVRGTFVNLFINGVYKGYYNPTERVDDTFFKAWLGGEVWDVVGVRSEAIDGNNLDFNAMRSFISGTRMTNNANYVAAARWLDLTNFVDYLLVNIYGAMRDWPHNNWRAARERRTGALWRFYIWDAEGAFGTFGQPVDESTFTNALVTGTSEIPRLYQALVQNPEFRLLFADRIQKHFFNQGALTDSNIVAHFQRMRQELLGVIPSMQTTIIDTWVPQRRPAIFSHFPQYGLAAYTNAPVLRQHGGRVPPGYQLTMSTTAGQIYYTTNGTDPRVPFTGEVSPEARLYTGPLTLAQSLPIRARALAGTQWSALTAADFQVGELGVPVRISEIMYQPVGGGAYEYVELLNTGGAAVNLGNYSFVGIDFKFLPDTWLAPGQRLVIASGQSPADFQTRYPAVAVAGWFGGNLRNEGERIDLLDFNGRLVDSVTYNNKNGWPGAAAGGGASLELADASGDSSSPASWRASLVPNGTPGAPPALPPPSPILLHELMADNAGAVTNGGAFPDWVELYNRSAEPVLLTGWRLRDAGTNVFVFPENTILGAGQYLVLWMDHETAAPGWHAGFALSRRGDALFLENSAGQTVDAIEFGQQLPNYTLGRVSSGAWGLCLPTPGAANQAAPTASTTNLWINEWLANSLPGQPDWVELHNRHPSLPVAVQGIYLGTSNALHRVRHPAFVPAGGFLTFEADENPGPQHLNFKLPAAGTALFLYDELGFELQKVVYAAQSQNVSRGSLPDGTSSLSNFTASQSPGFSNYLAVPTGIWINEVMARNTAFRTNEAGNYADWIELYNTNNVPVSLAGMSLCLDRPGENRWYFPPGLVLEPRGFLLIWCDGQQPASTNAGGWLNTGYGIEAAGGGVYLYTADGRVADAVEYGFQPANWSVGRVSGAWRLLAAPTPGATNSAAASLAPASNLRLNEWYANSLPGEDDWVEIYNMASLPAELSGLYLTDDPSVAGQTRYQFPPLSFIAPTGFVQVILDKNPERGGNHAAFSLAAIGETLRLYNPSFGVLDSVDTAPVEPGVGQARQPNGAASIFFTTRLTPEAPNNIFYPLTIFTHPVSVVATNGNAVSFSVWAQGTGNLRYQWFQNGQPLANATNASLALSNVGSNHLGQYFVRLTDDVDTLDSAPATLTILFRPSFYLSPSNKIALLGDSLTFRVGVDGTAPLTYRWQRGASTIFATTVDVPELRLTNLTTEAATYYRVIVTNVASSGVGSRLFFVLVVTNTPASRVVAEGETVTLNVGTTGAVAVARQWLFNGQPLAGQTNASLVISNFTVAQEGVYAVRLTIPEDEWTTPPAWLTLPRPIVLDAAPAPTPAGLLLHLAANPGLTYVVEGSTDLRQWQPLLSVVYTNGPLLLPYASNGSYQFYRLRRAGP